taaaatagaataaaataaaagttaaaaggaaataaaataaaataaaagagaggagctagtaaaaaagacacagagtggtATAAAACTTTAATTCAATTTTTCATTAAGACCTTGTGggtgtagtgtttgaagttttaaaatccacaatctctctgctcttttcctctgtaaaattgtccagcctgggttcccttcaaggccacagaccctcaaatgtgtgatgttgtgcgtctggaaatgtgtgacaagataagtgttgagtgtatttttatgtatgttgtgcAGATGTTGCTTGAGGCGTATGCGAAGTGTATGTCCAGTTTCCCCAATGTACAACATGTGACAGTGAGTGCAAGTGATAGCATATACTAAATTGGGAGTGTCTAAGTTGAGTGGATTGGTGGGTGCAGAACAGTGACTATGGATATTAGTGATGAATAGGTGAGGGGTGAAGTGTAAGTTTTCTTTAGGGGGTGGTGGTTGTAAGTGACGGGTGAAGGTGGTGCGTATGAGGAGGTCTTTGAGGTTTTTATTGCGTCTATAtgcggagatgagtgtgtggtgttggaaggtggggtgtgttgtttggaaatcagtatagtgttgtttcagtgtgtggtgaaggtgttgtatgccgtgtgagtaggtgccaataaggggcaggagatggggtgggtcagggttggggttaggaagagggttggggttagggttaggaaaagggttggggttagggttaggcaaggggttagggttagggttaggttaggggaacatgatctttggtggagtgggtgactgtgagtgcactggccgattggatccaaccacaccaacaaggaggggaatagggtatgaaaaggtcaactgtctgtctataaaataatataaatatgaaaaatatttaataaagaaataagtaaattagaaaagggaaaaaaaagaagaaaaataaataaataaataaacaaacaactcattaaggggtggggggctggaggttaggttgagggatgggggttaggttaagggatgggggttaggtttaggaatgggggtgggggttgggtttagggataggggctggggttggcctaagggttgggttagggttaggttaaggggctggggtaggaatgtagccaagtggctgagggttaggtttagggataggggctggggttggcctaagggttgggttagggttaggttaaggggctggggtaggaatgtagccaagtggctgagggttaggtttagggatgggggttaggttaaggggtggggattgggtttagggataggggtTGGGGTTTGGGCGGGGTTAAAACTAGGGAATGGGGTTTGGGCGGGGTTAAAACTAGGGAATGGGgctaaaagaaagagaaaaagaaaaaagtaagtGCAAGAATTGGGGCTGGGAGTAAGGGATAGACTAAAACCAGGAAAAGTGCTATAAGTGCTAGAAATCAAAAAGTGCTATAAGTGCTAAAAATCAAAAGTGTAAAATTCATGATAAACAACCTTTGAAAATAAACACGACACTgcagaaataaaaagtaaagacATCTAAATTGTGTAGgtgaaaatgaataataaaaagtaaaagtcctgggttAGTCTAAGGGAAATGGAAATATGGGGTGAACTGGGGTGGAGAACTTAATAGactagagagggggggggggggggggaaataatAACAAGGTAATAAGGgataaatacaaatatatataaataaataagacagGACCTGGGAGAAAAGGGGAAGGAAAGATACAGCTTTATTGAGAACAGAAGGAAACAGAGGAGTGGATTAATTGAGACCAAGGGGGAAGAAAGTGTGAAGTTTATTTATCCAGCTCCGTTCTGCTCGTTGCCTCTGTGCTCGGGTCCAGCCGGGGTTGCTCTCGAGACCACAAATGCCAaggtgtgcagtgctgtgttgcTGGAAATGTGTAACTATATGGGTGGTGCGTGAGTTCCTAGAAATGGTGTATAGATGCTGTTTGAGTCTGGTTTTGATTGAGTGACCTGTTTCTCCTATATACTGTAAGTGACATTTATTGCATGTGATGATGTAGACAGCATTTGTGGTGTCTAGTGAGAGGGGTGTGTTAGGGGCAGAAAGGTGTGAGTGAAGGTTAGTGATGAAGTGTTGTGGTTTGAAGAAGGAGTCCTGTGGTGATGGCTTGAGTGGGGGCTTCCTAGAGAAACGTGATCTAATGAGGAGGTCttgaaggtttttgtttttacgGAAGGCTGAGATGAGTCTGTGATGTTGGAAGTGAGTGTGGGAGGACTGAAAGTGGGTGAAGTGTTGTTTGAGAGTGTGGTGCAAATGTGTGGTGGGTTGTGAAAAGGTAGTGACTAGTGGAATGAAAGGTGTGGCAGTGGGGTTGGGGtcaggagtggggttggggggggccaTTATGGTGGGAGGAGAATTAGTGTCAGAGCGAGTGGGAGCAAGAAGGGTCAGGGTGTCTGTTTTGATTTTCCTGAGAAATCTTTTTGAGTATCCACGGGGGCGGAGGGCTCTAAAGAGAATTTCTATCGCTTCCTGGAGGTCTGTGGGAAAAGTGCAGATACGGTGGAAACGAATGATTTGTGATTTAATGATGCCTCGGaaagtgtgtttggggtggtaaCTGGTTTTATGCAAAAGTGCGTGCGTATCAGTGGGTTTGAAGAAAATTTTAGTACTGAGGGAACTATGTGTTGGAGTGGATGGTGTAAGAAAAAGTGTGGTGTCCAGGAAGTTGACTGAGTGAGGGTCAATTGTGgatttcagtttaattgtagtgtggtgtgtgttgagtaTGTTCATAAAGTCAGTGAATTGGTCTAGTGTGTGAGTCCAGGCGCCGATGATATCATCCAGGAAGCGATAGAAAAAGAGGGGTTTCAGGGGACATTTGGCTAAGGCTTCTTGCTCCCACTCGCTCATAAAGATGTTGGCATATGCGGGGGCGAATCTCTGGCCCATGGCAGTTCCATGGATTTGTAAAAACAGTTTATCATCGAATTCAAAGTCGTTATGGGTTAAACAGATTTCTAAAAGTTGAAGTAAAGTATTGTCTGGGCGTGTGGGATCTGGAAATTGAGTAAACTTGTGCTGTACTGCTTGAAGGCCTGAGATGGTGTCTATGTTTGTATAGAGACTGTCAACATCGATGGTGAACAGGTAAGTATGGTTGGGAACTGCCATGGGCCGGATTTTATGTATGAAATCATatgtgtcttgtatgtatgtggggtgtTTAGTGGAGAGGGGATTAAGAAAGTGATCtatgaaaaaagaaatgttgtAAGTGGTGGAACTACAATCTGACACTATAGGTCTACCAGGAGGGACTGCGAAGGGAATTGTCCATGAGTCAGGTGGCTTGTGGATTTTGGGGAGAAGATAAAAGGCACGGGGTCTGGGTTGGTCTGGTCCGATCAGGAAATCAAATTGTTTTTTGGTTATGGAATGATTGGTATATAGTGAGAGGACCAGATTGCGAACTTTTTCTTGTGCTTTGGGTTGAAGGGATTGAGTGATGGGTTTGTAATGGAGTGGGTTGGAAAGTTGCCTGTTGGCTTCTAGGAGGTATTGGTGAGTGTCTAGAATAACTATTTTGGAACCCTTGTCGGCTGGTTTAATGATGATGTTTGGGTTGTGGCAAAGTTGGAAAATTGCTCTTTTTTCTGCTGGGGAGATGTTGGGGTGGCTGGAGTCAAAGGGGCGGGAGAGATAGGTGGACAGGGAATGGAGATCTTGTCTAATAAGGGTACGTAGTCTCCCATCCACCTGGGAAGAGTCAGGTTCCcaggtggaggggagagtgaaGGGGACGGGCTCACGGTGGGGTTTGTGTTTAAAATGATCATGTAATTTCAAGCGTCTATGATAACCATGGATGTCCCTTCGCAGTCCCTCCCGGTCCTGGCTGGTGGGTGTGGGAATAAAAGAAAGACCTTTTTCTAGAAGTGCAGTTTGTACAGGGGAGAGAATAAGGGACTTGGACAAGTTGAGGATGAGGGAGTCAGTGTGAGGTGAAGTGTGATtcagggtgtgtgagggtgtgtcctGATTTAGGGTCTGTGAAAGGTTAAATTTAGTTGTGTGCACCAGAAGTGGAGGATTTTGGAAGCCACTTCTGGGGTCCAGTGGATGTGATCAAGTGTGGTGGAAAATTGATCTGCTGGAAGTggttggaggtgggggaggtgggtggTGATGTAGCGGTTAATCTCGGTGAGATTGTATTTGTAGTGTGGGTGAATAGAGGGGGAAAAGTTGATGACCGGGACATAAATGTTGGCGTTGGGGAAAACTTTGGTGGCCAACTTAAACATTTTGTTAAGTTGTTTGTTGGTGGTGGCCTTAGCATTGTGTTCTCTGTTGTTGGTACCCACCGACAGGACTAACAGCTCAACGGCTTCTTGTGGGGAAGTTTTCTCAAGTAACCGGTTCATGTGGTTGGCTGTGGCACCTGGATAGCTGTCTATCTGTATGTTGGGATATGGATGAGGGGGAATACGGGCCAGATTGGAATCGCCTATGAATAATATGGGTTTGTTAGGTCTGATGTGCCACTCCTGAAGTCTATTGTTGGACCATTTGTGATAggtaggagagaagagggggagagagagaagtgggactGTAGGAGTCCGAAGAAGAGGGGGCCTAGGGGACAGGGGTTGTGTAGAATGTGGTGTAGGTGAGGGTTTGTGTAGAGGTAGGGGGGAGGGAGTAGGAGCCCCAGACAGTTCTACacctgtggaggtggagggctcAGCATTGGGTTTTGTAAGCTGGTTAGCTTTTTTGTTTCCCTTGCTCATCATCACCCTTGATGGTTTGGACTGTCCTGGGTCTACCCCTCCCACTTGGGTGGAACCTGGTGGAGAGAGACATGGTGTTATATCCTGTGGAACCAAATGTGTTATGAGGTGGTTAGCCTGGGTGGTGTTAGTGATGGCCGTGTTAGGGCGTTGGGTGATTGTGGGCTGACTGTTATAAGTGTGAGTGACAAGGGCTGTAACCTGTATGGTGGGTCTGTTTTTGGGTGGTGTAagggtaggggagaccgggagaGTGTCAGTAGGGTGGGTGTTAGTGggtgtagggttagggttagtaagAGGGTTTGGGGTGTCAATGGGAGAAGTGTCTATGGGTGTGGGAGTAGTGGGGGGATttttggtgtggtgttgtgcgttctgagtggtgtgtgtggtgttgggtggGTGTTGATGGTCATCAGTATCTGAGAGTGTATCTGTCAGGTCAGGTGTGTTGATGGTAAAAGTGACCTGCTGTAAGTCAATGGAAGTGGAGAGTGAAGGGATGGATGGGGTGGTAAGTGTAAGTGTGGGATGTGGCATAACTCCCAAGTCCTGTTTAGGAGGGGGAGTAGGGGCCCTAGTGGgtgcaggaagaggagggaatTCAGTGAGAAAAGAGGGGTCAGAagagtgagtgggtgtgggggggtcccTAGGAGTGGGGGTAGTAGTCTGGTgagggggggtggtgtgtgttggtgttgtgtggGGGGAAGACTGAGGGTTGAGAAGCCGTTGAACTGTCTGTAAGGTAGTGGGTGACAGGCGAGTATGGTACCTCTTTCTGGCCCAGCCACTGGCAATCTGAAATGCCAGTGTATTGAAAGGGGAAGGGGTGGAAGTCAGTAGTGTAAGTTGTGTGTTATAGTGTTCCAGAAGGATGTCCATGTTGTGTTGCATCCAGTCTGATGTGTTCTGGTTGAgtagtgtgcgtgtatgttgaGTGGGTAGTGCTGGTTTAATGAATTGTGTAAGTTTGGCTACTTGTCTGGTCATACCTGTGGGGAAAAGGCCTGTCTGGAGTGCATGTGAAATTATGTGTTGGTGGTGAGTGACTTGAATCAGTTTGAAGTAGTGTTTGGATTGTTGTCGGGTGAGGGGATCTGGAGGTTGTGTGAGAGGACGTGTGTAGGGTCTGTTGAATGAGGCCATGTtgtatgtgtaatgtagtgagtgagtggaagTGAATGTATGGAAGTCAATGTATGGAGTTGTGTAGTGtagggagaagaaaagaaagaaaacaaaaccaaaaaaccaaaaataaaaaatgggggGGGCAAATATGTTGGAGGGGGGGGAAAAGGAATGGGGGCAGCTGGCTAGAAAGGAGCAAAACGGTAAAAGCCAACCTTACAGAAATTAACCAAcactaaaaacaaacaactgaaaagaTAAAAGCCCTTACCTGTAGCGTAGACCTAGGTTCGCATACCTCATGCTTGTGTTGGGTTTGATGTTAAAGATCCACAGAGTAGTGTTCCAGATGGTAGATTGCTCAGGTTACCTCCAAAAGAGTGAGGTTGCAGTCCAAGTTCATGAAAGAGAGCACAGTCTTGACAGCCAGGTGTATAGCAAACAGTCCAGATatgtgctagcatgctaatccaTGTGGTCAGGCAGGTGGATAGGGTAGTCCTCTTACAGTGTTTGTTAAAATTTAAAAGCCAATCTTTATTTCAAATAATTTAAAACCAATTGGATTAACTAGTAAGGAATAAAAGCAGAAATACCGTGTTGCTCCTTGGAAAACTCCTGACGTTTCGGATAACTAATCCTGCATCAGAGGAGAAAGTGCctagtgctggtgtgtttggtaTTTCAGTTAGAAATGAGGGGGGGAGTTAGGAAGAGGAAGGGGTTTGTTTCTGGGAAGAAGGGTGTTGGTTGGATGTAGTGTGAGTCAATCTAAATGAGAGTATGTGGCTGTCTGTGATTGGGGCATTTGAAATTGGTCTGCAAATGGAGGGAAGCTAAGGTGGTTGGGAATTGTAGTTCTAAgtgtaaaaagtgaagttgaggTAGAGTGTAAAGGCTCTACTTAAGAGGTCCTCAGGGGTGTAGTGGCTAAGAGGCCAGACTGGAAGGGAGAAGGGCACAGGTTCGAGGCCCGTCTGACCAACTGTGCAAAAAGCATTTATAAATaggtttaaataaataaaataaataaaagtagtaAGAAGGTGAAACAGGGTTAGAAGATAAAAGAGAGGACCTAAAAGTGAAATATTAAGTAAAAAGTGTTAGGGTATGTTTGACTAATATGGAGAGGGTAAAACAGAGTAAAGGGTAGATTCCCTGGCGTAGTGGTAGGGAACTCGCTCCTGGACCCCAGAGTCGCAGGCTCGAGTCCCACCAGGGAGGGGCACAGAGGAGTTTTTCCCAAAAGGAGCTAATCTTTCTAGTAGTAGAAGGTCTATACTGAGAATAAAAGGGTTTAAAATCAAAGACTAAAGGAGACTCAATAGAGTAGGGGGAAAGCATCTGCCCCTCGGCTGGAGGGTAGCAGGTTCAAATCCCAATAGAGTCACTCcaaatttttgtatttttttgagaaggtaaagaaaaaaaagagaagaaacagAAATCAAATTGCAATAGCCAGTGCCCCCATGGGAGAGTGGTTAGGGCAGTGGGCTGGGAGTCTGATGTGCTGGGTTCAAGACCCGGGTGTGGCCGGGCCAGAGGAGGACCAACCTGTCGGTGGGAGGAGAGCAGCCCCGGCTGGAGCTACGGTATGTGAAAGGTTGATatggagaaaagaagaaagtgtGGTGGATCCAATGGCACTGGctgggttaggttaggggaacatgatctttggtggagtgggtgactgtgagtgcactggccgattggatccaaccacaccaacaaggaggggaatagggtatgaaaaggtcaactgtctgtctataaaataatataaatatgaaaaatatttaataaagaaataagtaaattagaaaagggaaaaaaaagaagaaaaataaataaataaataaacaaacaactcattaaggggtggggggctggaggttaggttgagggatgggggttaggttaagggatgggggttaggtttaggaatgggggtgggggttgggtttagggataggggctggggttggcctaagggttgggttagggttaggttaaggggctggggtaggaatgtagccaagtggctgagggttaggtttagggataggggctggggttggcctaagggttgggttagggttaggttaaggggctggggtaggaatgtagccaagtggctgagggttaggtttagggatgggggttaggttaaggggtggggattgggtttagggataggggtTGGGGTTTGGGCGGGGTTAAAACTAGGGAATGGGGTTTGGGCGGGGTTAAAACTAGGGAATGGGgctaaaagaaagagaaaaagaaaaaagtaagtGCAAGAATTGGGGCTGGGAGTAAGGGATAGACTAAAACCAGGAAAAGTGCTATAAGTGCTAGAAATCAAAAAGTGCTATAAGT
Above is a genomic segment from Alosa sapidissima isolate fAloSap1 chromosome 4, fAloSap1.pri, whole genome shotgun sequence containing:
- the LOC121707795 gene encoding mucin-2-like, giving the protein MASFNRPYTRPLTQPPDPLTRQQSKHYFKLIQVTHHQHIISHALQTGLFPTGMTRQVAKLTQFIKPALPTQHTRTLLNQNTSDWMQHNMDILLEHYNTQLTLLTSTPSPFNTLAFQIASGWARKRYHTRLSPTTLQTVQRLLNPQSSPHTTPTHTTPPHQTTTPTPRDPPTPTHSSDPSFLTEFPPLPAPTRAPTPPPKQDLGVMPHPTLTLTTPSIPSLSTSIDLQQVTFTINTPDLTDTLSDTDDHQHPPNTTHTTQNAQHHTKNPPTTPTPIDTSPIDTLPVSPTLTPPKNRPTIQVTALVTHTYNSQPTITQRPNTAITNTTQANHLITHLVPQDITPCLSPPGSTQVGGVDPGQSKPSRVMMSKGNKKANQLTKPNAEPSTSTGVELSGAPTPSPLPLHKPSPTPHSTQPLSPRPPLLRTPTVPLLSLPLFSPTYHKWSNNRLQEWHIRPNKPILFIGDSNLARIPPHPYPNIQIDSYPGATANHMNRLLEKTSPQEAVELLVLSVGTNNREHNAKATTNKQLNKMFKLATKVFPNANIYVPVINFSPSIHPHYKYNLTEINRYITTHLPHLQPLPADQFSTTLDHIHWTPEVASKILHFWCTQLNLTFHRP